One window of the Equus caballus isolate H_3958 breed thoroughbred chromosome 2, TB-T2T, whole genome shotgun sequence genome contains the following:
- the EPHA2 gene encoding ephrin type-A receptor 2 isoform X2 — protein MQNIMDDMPIYMYSVCNVVAGDQDNWLRTNWVYRGEAERIFIELKFTVRDCNSFPGGASSCKETFNLYYAESDVDYGTNFQKRQFTKIDTIAPDEITVSSDFEARHVKLNVEERSVGPLSRKGFYLAFQDIGACVALLSVRVYYKKCPELLQGLARFPETIAGSDAPSLATVPGTCVDHAVVPPGGEEPRMHCAVDGEWLVPIGQCLCQAGYEKVEDACQACSPGFFKSEASESPCLECPAHTLPSPEGATSCECEEGYFRAQQDPLSMPCTRPPSAPHYLTAIGMGAKVELRWTPPQDNGGREDIIYSVTCEQCWPESGECGPCEASVHYSEPPHALTRTSVTVSDLEPHMNYTFVVEARNGVSDLVTSRSFRTASVSINQTEPPKVKLEGRSTTSLSVSWSIPPPQQSRVWKYEVTYRKKGDSNSYNVRRTEGFSVTLDDLAPDTTYLVQVQALTQEGQGAGSKVHEFQTLSTEGSGNMAVIGGVAVGVLLLLVLAGIGLFIHRRRRSLRTRQSSEDVYFSKSEQLKPLKTYVDPHTYEDPNQAVLKFTTEIHPSCVTRQKVIGAGEFGEVYKGTLKVSGKKEVPVAIKTLKAGYTEKQRVDFLSEASIMGQFSHHNIIRLEGVVSKCEAWCQRWGWETLRDLTHCGGWRGAAHWGNRIGPLSVAVPNPPHLCHLSTPVAISLPLCPPLADKPMMIITEYMENGALDKFLREKDGEFSVLQLVGMLRGIAAGMKYLANMNYVHRDLAARNILVNSNLVCKVSDFGLSRVLEDDPEATYTTSGGKIPIRWTAPEAISYRKFTSASDVWSYGIVMWEVMTYGERPYWELSNHEVMKAINDGFRLPTPMDCPSAIYQLMMQCWQQERARRPKFADIVSILDKLIRAPDSLKTLADFDPRVSIRLPSTSGSEGVPFHTVSEWLESIKMQQYTEHFLAAGYTAIEKVVQMTNDDIKRIGVRLPGHQKRIAYSLLGLKDQVNTVGIPI, from the exons GTGCAACGTGGTGGCCGGCGACCAGGACAACTGGCTCCGCACCAACTGGGTGTACCGGGGTGAGGCCGAGCGCATCTTCATCGAGCTCAAGTTCACCGTGCGCGACTGCAACAGCTTCCCCGGGGGCGCCAGCTCCTGCAAGGAGACCTTCAACCTCTACTACGCTGAGTCGGACGTGGACTACGGCACCAACTTCCAGAAGCGCCAGTTCACCAAGATCGACACCATCGCGCCGGACGAGATCACGGTCAGCAGCGACTTTGAGGCGCGCCACGTGAAGCTGAACGTGGAGGAGCGCTCGGTGGGGCCGCTCAGCCGCAAGGGCTTCTACCTGGCCTTCCAGGACATCGGCGCCTGCGTGGCGCTGCTCTCCGTCCGCGTCTACTACAAGAAGTGCCCCGAGCTGCTGCAGGGCCTGGCCCGCTTCCCCGAGACCATCGCGGGCTCCGACGCACCCTCCCTGGCCACCGTGCCTGGCACCTGTGTGGACCATGCTGTGGTGCCACCCGGAGGCGAAGAGCCCCGCATGCACTGCGCGGTGGATGGCGAGTGGCTGGTGCCCATCGGTCAGTGTCTGTGCCAGGCGGGCTACGAGAAGGTGGAGGACGCCTGCCAGG CCTGCTCGCCTGGATTCTTCAAGTCCGAGGCGTCCGAGAGCCCCTGTTTGGAGTGCCCTGCACACACCCTGCCATCCCCCGAGGGGGCCACCTCCTGTGAGTGTGAAGAAGGCTACTTCCGGGCACAGCAGGACCCGCTGTCGATGCCCTGCACCC GCCCTCCCTCCGCTCCGCACTACCTCACGGCCATAGGCATGGGCGCCAAAGTGGAGCTGCGCTGGACGCCCCCCCAGGACAACGGGGGCCGCGAGGACATCATCTACAGTGTCACCTGCGAACAGTGCTGGCCCGAGTCAGGCGAGTGTGGGCCCTGTGAGGCCAGCGTGCACTACTCTGAGCCACCGCACGCGCTGACCCGCACCAGCGTGACGGTCAGTGACCTGGAGCCCCACATGAACTACACCTTCGTCGTGGAGGCCCGCAACGGCGTCTCAGACCTGGTGACCAGCCGCAGCTTCCGAACCGCCAGCGTCAGCATCAACCAGACAG AGCCCCCCAAGGTGAAGCTGGAGGGCCGCAGCACCACCTCACTGAGCGTCTCCTGGAGCATCCCCCCGCCACAGCAGAGCCGCGTGTGGAAGTACGAGGTCACCTACCGCAAGAAG GGGGACTCCAACAGCTACAACGTGCGCCGCACTGAGGGCTTCTCCGTGACCCTGGATGACCTGGCTCCGGACACCACCTACCTGGTCCAGGTGCAGGCGCTGACGCAGGAGGGCCAGGGTGCCGGCAGCAAGGTGCACGAGTTCCAGACGCTGT CCACGGAAGGATCTGGCAACATGGCGGTGATTGGCGGAGTGGCCGTCGGTGTGCTCTTGCTCCTGGTGCTGGCAGGAATCGGCCTCTTCATCCACCGCAG GAGGAGGAGCCTGCGGACCCGACAGTCCTCAGAGGACGTTTACTTCTCCAAGTCAG AACAGCTGAAGCCCCTGAAGACATACGTGGACCCCCACACATATGAGGACCCCAACCAGGCTGTGCTCAAATTTACCACCGAGATCCATCCATCTTGTGTCACGCGGCAGAAGGTGATCGGAGCAG GAGAGTTTGGGGAGGTGTACAAAGGGACCCTGAAGGTGTCAGGGAAGAAGGAGGTCCCTGTGGCCATCAAGACGCTGAAAGCCGGCTACACAGAGAAGCAGCGGGTGGACTTCCTCAGCGAGGCCAGCATCATGGGCCAGTTCAGCCACCACAACATCATCCGCCTGGAGGGCGTCGTCTCCAAATGTGAGGCTTGGtgccagaggtggggctgggagaccCTCAGGGACCTGACCCATTGCGGGGGGTGGAGAGGGGCCGCCCACTGGGGCAACCGAATAGGGCCTCTGTCGGTAGCTGTGCCCAACCCCCCACACCTGTGCCACCTCTCTACACCTGTGGCCATCTCCTtacccctgtgcccaccccttgCAGACAAGCCCATGATGATCATCACTGAGTACATGGAGAACGGGGCCCTGGACAAGTTCCTTCGG GAGAAGGATGGTGAGTTCAGCGTGCTGCAGCTGGTGGGCATGCTGCGGGGCATCGCAGCCGGCATGAAGTACCTGGCCAACATGAACTACGTCCACCGCGACCTGGCCGCCCGCAACATCCTTGTCAACAGCAACCTGGTCTGCAAGGTGTCTGACTTCGGCCTGTCCCGCGTGCTGGAGGATGACCCCGAGGCCACCTACACCACCAGT GGTGGCAAGATCCCCATCCGCTGGACGGCCCCGGAGGCCATCTCCTACCGCAAGTTCACCTCGGCCAGCGATGTGTGGAGCTATGGCATTGTCATGTGGGAGGTGATGACGTACGGCGAGCGGCCCTACTGGGAGCTGTCGAACCACGAG GTGATGAAAGCCATCAACGACGGCTTCCGGCTCCCCACGCCCATGGACTGCCCCTCCGCCATCTACCAGCTCATGATGCAGTGCTGGCAGCAGGAGCGCGCCCGCCGCCCCAAGTTCGCCGACATTGTCAGCATCCTCGACAAGCTCATCCGGGCTCCCGACTCCCTCAAGACCCTGGCTGACTTTGACCCCCG GGTGTCCATCCGGCTACCCAGCACCAGCGGCTCGGAGGGAGTGCCCTTCCACACAGTGTCCGAGTGGCTTGAGTCCATCAAGATGCAGCAGTACACAGAGCACTTCCTGGCGGCTGGCTACACCGCCATCGAGAAGGTGGTGCAGATGACCAACGA CGACATCAAGAGGATTGGCGTGCGGCTGCCCGGCCACCAGAAACGCATTGCCTACAGCCTGCTGGGGCTCAAGGACCAGGTGAACACAGTGGGGATCCCCATCTGA